In the Quercus lobata isolate SW786 chromosome 5, ValleyOak3.0 Primary Assembly, whole genome shotgun sequence genome, one interval contains:
- the LOC115992610 gene encoding beta-fructofuranosidase, insoluble isoenzyme CWINV1-like, with protein sequence MAISSACFFFFLCSLFLSHGVLELEASHHVDQNLQVSSTTPSKYQPYRTSYHFQPPKNWINDPNGPMVYRGIYHLMYQYNPKGAVWGNIVWAHSTSTDLVNWTPHDPAIYPSQPSDINGCWSGSTTIMPWGTPVILYTGINPQNQQVQNLAMPKNLSDPYLIEWVKIPNNPLMAPSSLNQINASSFRDPTTAWLGLDGTWRVLIGSKTDRRGLAILYRSKDFVTWIKSQHPLHSAKDTGMWECPDFFPVLINSKLGVDTSTLGPDVKHVLKVSLDDTKYEYYTIGTYNPDKDIYVPDNGSVESDLGLRYDYGKFYASKTFFDSLKNRRILWGWLNESSIPADDIKKGWAGIQAIPRTIWLDKSRKQLVQWPIAEIEKLRGHQVHLPQQVLKGGLSLEVSGVTAAQADVVISFKVSDLRKAEVLDPSWVNPQVLCSKKSASVKGSLGPFGLLVLASKGLQEYTAVFYRIFKGQNKYVVLMCSDQSRSSLNNRNDKTSYGAFLDVDPVHEELSLRSLIDHSIVESFGGGGKAVIAARVYPTLAIDGKANLHVFNNGTENVKIASMSAWSMKKAQIS encoded by the exons ATGGCCATCTCTTCTGcttgctttttcttcttcttatgttCTCTCTTTCTAAGCCATGGTGTTCTTGAGCTTGAAGCTTCCCACCATGTTGATCAAAACCTTCAAGTTTCTTCAACTACTCCTTCTAAATATCAACCATATAGAACTTCTTATCACTTCCAACCCCCCAAAAATTGGATCAATG ATCCTAATG GACCGATGGTTTATAGGGGAATTTACCACTTGATGTACCAATACAACCCCAAAGGTGCAGTTTGGGGCAACATTGTCTGGGCCCACTCTACGTCAACGGATTTAGTGAACTGGACCCCACATGATCCAGCCATCTACCCATCTCAGCCGTCTGATATCAATGGTTGCTGGTCAGGTTCCACCACAATCATGCCCTGGGGCACACCAGTCATTCTCTACACAGGAATCAACCCCCAGAACCAACAAGTGCAAAATTTGGCCATGCCCAAAAATCTCTCTGACCCATACCTTATTGAATGGGTTAAGATACCAAATAATCCATTAATGGCACCTTCTTCACTGAACCAAATTAATGCAAGCTCATTTAGGGACCCAACCACTGCTTGGTTAGGCCTTGATGGGACTTGGAGAGTGTTGATTGGCAGCAAAACGGACCGTAGGGGATTAGCTATTCTATATAGGAGCAAAGATTTCGTTACTTGGATTAAATCCCAACACCCACTTCATTCAGCTAAGGACACTGGAATGTGGGAGTGTCCTGATTTTTTCCCAGTTTTGATTAATTCCAAACTTGGTGTTGACACTTCAACTCTTGGTCCTGATGTTAAACATGTGCTCAAGGTGAGCTTGGATGATACTAAATATGAATACTACACCATTGGAACTTATAACCCTGACAAGGATATCTATGTTCCGGACAATGGATCCGTAGAAAGTGATTTGGGCTTGAGGTATGATTATGGGAAATTTTATGCTTCAAAAACTTTCTTtgatagtttaaaaaatagaagaatctTGTGGGGTTGGCTAAACGAGTCTTCGATTCCCGCGGATGATATAAAGAAGGGATGGGCTGGAATTCAG GCAATTCCAAGGACTATTTGGCTGGATAAATCCAGAAAACAATTAGTGCAATGGCCCATAGCAGAAATTGAAAAGCTGCGTGGCCATCAAGTGCACTTGCCTCAGCAAGTCCTTAAGGGAGGATTATCACTTGAAGTTTCTGGTGTCACAGCAgcacag GCAGATGTTGTGATTTCATTCAAAGTAAGTGACTTGAGGAAAGCCGAAGTGCTGGACCCAAGTTGGGTCAATCCACAAGTACTTTGCAGCAAAAAAAGTGCGTCAGTTAAAGGGAGTCTTGGACCATTCGGGCTgcttgttttggcttcaaaggGCTTGCAAGAATACACAGCAGTGTTCTACAGAATATTCAAAGGTCAAAATAAATATGTGGTGCTTATGTGCAGTGACCAAAGCAG GTCCTCCTTGAATAATAGAAATGATAAAACAAGTTATGGCGCTTTTCTGGATGTGGACCCCGTTCATGAGGAGCTGTCACTTAGAAGCTTG ATTGATCATTCAATTGTGGAGAGCTTTGGTGGAGGAGGAAAGGCTGTTATCGCAGCTAGAGTTTACCCTACATTGGCAATTGATGGAAAAGCCAACTTGCACGTCTTCAATAATGGAACTGAGAATGTCAAAATCGCAAGTATGAGTGCTTGGAGCATGAAGAAAGCTCAAATCAGTTAA